The Sulfolobus acidocaldarius DSM 639 genome has a window encoding:
- a CDS encoding SIS domain-containing protein, whose amino-acid sequence MYIESIERELSSEYLVYSDLKLDRAYVTGAGDSYAVALTVEGKTNGRFRAIDPYEALAYNRLEYPLVIVSVSGKPKSNIRLAEKFKGKTKIYVVTANEESILAKLGDYVITIPYRSKQVVPGTLSFLMSLSAVYSLAGEEVARNEINETVDLSDSPFFVGYRENYGIAYYGMLKFSEIFGYSANAERLEQFLHSPIFSTKGREIVLLSSGDSREDILVNLVNYTKIAKTPCSDAFCNAKVLLRSIVQKMKRENWDRVYFLETKNILDISSKMIY is encoded by the coding sequence ATGTACATAGAGTCCATTGAGAGGGAATTATCCAGTGAATATCTAGTTTACAGTGACCTGAAGCTCGACAGAGCTTATGTTACTGGTGCAGGGGATTCGTATGCAGTTGCTCTAACAGTTGAGGGTAAGACAAATGGGAGATTTAGGGCGATAGATCCCTATGAGGCGTTAGCGTATAACAGGCTGGAATACCCTTTAGTGATCGTATCGGTCTCAGGAAAACCTAAAAGCAATATTAGATTAGCGGAGAAGTTTAAGGGAAAGACTAAGATATATGTAGTCACTGCTAATGAAGAGTCTATTCTAGCCAAACTAGGAGACTATGTTATTACTATTCCATATCGCTCGAAACAGGTGGTACCAGGAACTCTGTCTTTTCTCATGAGTCTAAGTGCAGTATACTCATTAGCAGGAGAAGAAGTTGCCAGGAACGAGATAAATGAGACTGTAGATCTCTCAGATAGTCCGTTCTTTGTAGGTTATAGGGAAAATTATGGTATAGCATATTATGGAATGTTAAAGTTTTCAGAGATTTTTGGCTATTCAGCTAATGCCGAGAGACTAGAACAGTTCCTTCACTCACCTATTTTTTCAACAAAAGGAAGAGAAATAGTTCTATTGAGTAGTGGTGACAGCAGAGAGGATATTCTAGTAAATCTAGTGAATTACACTAAAATAGCGAAAACTCCTTGTTCTGATGCCTTTTGTAACGCTAAAGTTCTACTTAGATCAATAGTACAGAAAATGAAGCGAGAAAATTGGGACAGGGTATATTTCTTAGAAACTAAAAATATATTAGATATAAGCTCGAAAATGATATATTGA
- the uvsE gene encoding UV DNA damage repair endonuclease UvsE, giving the protein MRVGYVSTNYSLGCKADKTIKLSSLSEERVLKVSSSNLLCLKNILEWNLKHEILFFRISSNTIPLASHPKFHVNWKDKLSHILGDIGDFIKENSIRISMHPGQYVVLNSVREEVVRSSIMELKYHADLLDSMGIEGKIQIHVGSSMNGKEESLNRFIENFRKLPSNISKRLVIENDDKVFSVKDCLWISERTGIPVIFDNLHHSILNNGESLNDALSLVRRTWKDRPMIDYSEQEPGEKPGVHATTINEENFRRFVNEVDEVDIMLEVKDKEISALKAVKVLKELNKLD; this is encoded by the coding sequence TTGAGAGTAGGTTACGTATCCACAAATTACTCTTTAGGTTGTAAAGCGGATAAAACAATAAAACTTTCTTCTTTGTCGGAAGAGAGAGTGCTTAAAGTCTCTTCCTCAAATTTACTTTGCCTTAAAAATATATTGGAATGGAATCTGAAACATGAAATACTTTTCTTCAGGATAAGCTCTAATACTATACCACTGGCTTCACACCCCAAATTCCATGTGAATTGGAAGGATAAGCTTTCTCACATCCTGGGAGATATAGGGGACTTCATAAAGGAAAACTCAATAAGAATCTCCATGCATCCGGGTCAATATGTGGTTTTAAATTCTGTCAGGGAAGAAGTGGTGAGGTCAAGTATTATGGAATTAAAGTATCATGCTGACCTGTTGGACTCCATGGGTATTGAAGGCAAAATTCAAATTCATGTAGGAAGTTCTATGAATGGTAAAGAGGAAAGTCTTAACAGATTCATAGAGAATTTTCGTAAGTTACCTTCAAACATAAGTAAAAGACTAGTAATTGAAAATGACGACAAGGTGTTCAGCGTAAAGGACTGTCTATGGATAAGCGAAAGGACAGGTATTCCTGTAATTTTTGACAATCTTCATCACTCCATTCTTAATAATGGAGAAAGTCTGAATGATGCACTAAGTCTAGTGAGGAGGACTTGGAAGGATAGACCTATGATAGATTACAGTGAACAGGAGCCAGGAGAAAAACCTGGAGTCCATGCCACCACAATCAATGAGGAGAATTTCAGAAGATTCGTGAACGAGGTGGACGAAGTGGATATCATGCTTGAGGTGAAGGATAAGGAGATAAGTGCACTAAAGGCTGTGAAAGTGTTAAAGGAGTTAAACAAACTGGATTAG
- a CDS encoding aldehyde dehydrogenase family protein, with protein MIEVKSIINGEERRSDEYIYRECPYNIDTSVTKINVAKESDVEEAIDVAREFFDKDKNGWVSNYKARDKVLFRIAEKIRGEIQTLSRLLVEEIGMPIRQARVQVNAAADVFEYYAGFGSKIYDTSKFLPSKDMVQIIKEPVGVVGLITPWNFPLTQSARKLAPAITVGCTIVWKPATYAAGISYQLAKIILSSGVPKGALNVIFDPGEKVGAQIVKSKKIDKISFTGETNTGKWIMSEASKDLKRVSLELGGKDPIILFSDSDLKNAIKGAIFGALRNAGQACGATSRLLVEESIAEKVEMAVSNEIKKLKLGNPLQEDTDIGPVVSKPQEDKVIDYIETGIKEGYKLLVGGRKVTDGEFQRGYFIEPTVFSDVDNKSKIAQEEIFGPVLVIIYFKDEEEAISLANDVIYGLTASVWTNDYKKAIRVSRELRVGTVWINDVYTQPSEGLWGGYKQSGIGRELGIQGIEDFLETKMLYTNLSGSYPHFKQVVKD; from the coding sequence ATGATAGAAGTTAAGTCAATAATTAATGGAGAAGAAAGAAGGTCTGATGAATATATTTACAGGGAATGCCCTTACAACATTGACACGAGTGTAACAAAAATTAATGTAGCTAAGGAGTCTGATGTCGAGGAGGCAATCGATGTAGCAAGGGAATTCTTTGATAAGGATAAAAACGGATGGGTCTCAAACTACAAGGCAAGGGATAAAGTACTATTCAGAATAGCTGAAAAAATAAGGGGAGAAATTCAAACCTTATCTAGACTACTTGTAGAAGAGATAGGAATGCCTATAAGACAAGCTAGAGTACAGGTTAATGCTGCAGCTGACGTATTCGAGTACTATGCAGGTTTTGGAAGTAAGATATACGATACTTCAAAATTCCTTCCCAGCAAGGATATGGTACAAATCATAAAGGAACCAGTAGGTGTCGTGGGGTTAATAACACCTTGGAACTTTCCATTAACACAGAGTGCAAGAAAGCTAGCCCCAGCCATTACAGTAGGTTGCACAATAGTCTGGAAACCAGCAACTTACGCAGCAGGTATATCTTACCAGTTGGCGAAAATTATATTGTCTTCAGGAGTCCCTAAAGGTGCTCTAAACGTTATATTTGATCCAGGGGAAAAGGTGGGTGCACAAATAGTAAAGAGCAAAAAGATAGATAAAATATCTTTCACCGGTGAGACAAACACCGGTAAGTGGATAATGAGTGAGGCTTCTAAGGACCTAAAGAGGGTTTCATTAGAGCTAGGAGGCAAGGACCCTATTATACTATTTAGCGATAGTGATTTGAAAAACGCTATAAAAGGGGCAATCTTTGGGGCTCTAAGGAATGCAGGTCAGGCATGCGGTGCAACCTCTAGACTATTGGTGGAGGAGAGTATTGCAGAAAAGGTTGAGATGGCAGTGAGCAATGAAATTAAAAAACTCAAGTTAGGTAATCCACTTCAGGAGGACACAGATATTGGTCCAGTGGTGTCGAAACCCCAAGAGGATAAGGTAATTGACTATATCGAAACTGGGATAAAGGAAGGGTATAAGTTACTTGTTGGAGGAAGGAAAGTTACTGATGGTGAATTTCAAAGGGGTTACTTTATTGAGCCAACTGTGTTTTCAGATGTGGATAATAAGTCCAAGATAGCCCAGGAGGAAATATTTGGACCTGTCCTTGTAATAATTTATTTCAAAGACGAGGAGGAGGCAATATCCTTGGCTAACGACGTTATATACGGGTTAACAGCGTCTGTATGGACCAATGACTACAAGAAGGCAATTAGGGTTTCCAGGGAATTAAGGGTAGGTACAGTGTGGATAAATGACGTGTACACACAGCCCTCAGAAGGTTTATGGGGAGGATATAAGCAAAGTGGTATTGGCAGGGAATTGGGAATACAAGGTATTGAAGATTTTCTTGAAACTAAAATGTTGTACACGAATTTAAGTGGATCTTATCCTCACTTTAAACAAGTGGTGAAGGATTAA
- a CDS encoding phosphoenolpyruvate carboxykinase (GTP): MKVDLSPLNGIISDKAFQKLKSINNPSLVHFLSKTIELTTPDRVYVSFGEEKDREYVKKRALETKEEIKLKMEGHTIHFDHPLDQARAREDTFILTDEKIPFVNTKPRDEGLREMLSLLKGSMKGREMYVGFYSLGPRNSKFSILAVQITDSPYVIHSENILYRNAFEDFYGDKPFLKFIHSKGQLDIKKRRIMIDVKENTVYSVNTTYAGNSVGLKKLALRLTVTKAVNEGWLSEHMAIVGFEGNRGTHYFTASFPSGSGKTSTSMLGSLISDDLAFIKEIDGVCRAVNPEIGIFGIIQGINERDDPVIWDVLHKPGEVIFSNVLMTDDGGVYWEGSEVEKPEKGYNYEGAWTKESGKPASHPNARFTSPLTSFSNLDKDYDNPQGVVIDGIIFGVRDYSTLVPVTEAFSWEHGVITIGASMESSRTSAVIGKADVLEFNPMAILDFMPLSLGKYLNNYLTFGRNLKYVPKIFSFNYFLKDENNKFLNSKEDKRVWVKWAVKRVESETDAIYTPVGFIPYYEDLSKLFNSTLGKQYTKEAYELQFTLKLSKYLEKTERIMKIYSEIADTPIEVINELKAQKDRLLDYINRYGDKVSPFQLVKS; the protein is encoded by the coding sequence ATGAAGGTTGATTTAAGCCCTTTAAACGGCATTATTTCTGACAAAGCATTTCAAAAATTAAAAAGTATAAACAACCCTTCCCTAGTCCATTTCTTGAGTAAGACCATAGAGCTCACCACCCCAGACAGAGTTTACGTATCATTTGGTGAAGAGAAGGACAGAGAATACGTTAAAAAAAGGGCTTTGGAGACTAAAGAAGAAATCAAACTCAAAATGGAAGGGCATACAATACATTTTGATCACCCTTTAGATCAAGCAAGGGCTAGAGAGGACACTTTCATTCTCACGGACGAAAAAATCCCGTTTGTGAACACAAAGCCCAGAGATGAGGGCTTAAGGGAGATGCTATCTCTGTTGAAGGGTTCTATGAAGGGTAGAGAGATGTACGTAGGTTTTTACTCATTGGGTCCGAGGAACTCAAAATTTTCAATACTAGCAGTGCAAATTACAGATTCTCCGTATGTAATTCACAGTGAGAATATATTGTACAGAAACGCATTTGAGGACTTTTATGGTGACAAACCCTTTTTGAAATTCATTCATTCAAAGGGACAATTAGATATCAAGAAAAGGAGAATTATGATAGATGTTAAGGAGAATACCGTTTACAGCGTTAACACCACATATGCTGGTAATAGCGTAGGTCTGAAAAAACTAGCCTTGAGGTTAACAGTTACGAAAGCTGTGAATGAGGGTTGGCTTTCCGAACATATGGCTATTGTAGGATTTGAGGGAAACCGTGGCACCCATTACTTCACAGCGTCTTTTCCGTCAGGATCTGGTAAAACATCAACTTCAATGTTAGGAAGTCTGATCAGTGATGATTTAGCATTTATAAAGGAGATCGACGGTGTGTGTAGAGCAGTAAATCCTGAGATCGGTATTTTTGGAATTATTCAGGGAATAAACGAGAGGGATGACCCTGTAATATGGGATGTATTACATAAGCCAGGTGAAGTCATTTTTTCCAACGTGTTGATGACAGATGACGGAGGAGTATATTGGGAAGGAAGTGAAGTAGAAAAACCCGAAAAGGGATATAACTATGAGGGAGCTTGGACTAAGGAAAGTGGAAAACCAGCTTCCCATCCTAATGCCAGGTTCACATCTCCTTTGACATCCTTCAGTAATTTAGACAAAGACTACGATAATCCACAAGGTGTTGTAATTGATGGAATAATTTTTGGAGTCAGAGACTACTCCACTTTAGTCCCTGTGACAGAGGCTTTCTCCTGGGAACACGGAGTTATAACTATAGGTGCTTCAATGGAGTCCTCTAGAACTTCAGCAGTAATTGGCAAAGCTGATGTCTTAGAATTCAACCCTATGGCAATACTTGACTTCATGCCTCTGTCCCTAGGAAAATACTTAAATAACTATCTGACATTTGGCAGAAATCTCAAATACGTCCCCAAAATATTTAGCTTCAATTATTTTCTTAAGGACGAAAACAACAAATTCCTCAATTCCAAGGAAGATAAACGTGTATGGGTTAAATGGGCTGTTAAAAGAGTAGAGAGTGAGACTGACGCTATATACACACCTGTAGGGTTTATTCCATATTATGAAGATCTAAGCAAACTGTTTAACTCCACTCTGGGCAAGCAGTACACAAAAGAGGCATACGAACTTCAGTTTACCCTGAAATTAAGTAAGTATCTGGAAAAGACCGAGAGGATAATGAAGATATACTCAGAGATAGCAGACACGCCGATAGAGGTTATTAATGAATTGAAAGCACAAAAGGACAGGCTATTAGACTACATAAATAGATATGGCGACAAGGTATCTCCTTTCCAGTTAGTGAAGAGCTAA
- the folK gene encoding 2-amino-4-hydroxy-6-hydroxymethyldihydropteridine diphosphokinase, producing the protein MTYKVSIEDLRLYTIIGVNPQEKETRQEVSIDVYYWADLRKGAKSDQLPETVDYKVLKKEIISYVENSSFNLLESLAYRLSKVVLQDNRIKKVVIKVGKPGALSRAKNVSVEVRAKRRDNLAKVYISIGSNINPEDNVRRAIELLDKMIKIKKISTVYLTKPIPPDQPDYFNCVVESRINISPKDLKYNILRRIESELGRERTKNKFLPRTIDLDLVLYGNQVINEEGVTVPDPEIEKREFLAIPLMELNEDLVIPGINKSIKEIVKKFEGVDMKPLTDFTSELRSLISGSRKKDPEQ; encoded by the coding sequence ATGACATACAAGGTTTCCATAGAGGACTTAAGATTGTACACAATTATTGGCGTGAACCCTCAGGAGAAAGAGACGAGACAGGAGGTGTCTATAGACGTATATTACTGGGCTGATCTAAGGAAAGGAGCTAAAAGTGATCAGCTACCAGAAACTGTTGACTATAAAGTCTTAAAGAAGGAGATCATCTCTTATGTGGAGAACTCTTCCTTTAACTTACTTGAGAGCCTTGCCTATAGGCTGAGTAAGGTTGTTCTCCAAGACAATAGAATAAAGAAAGTTGTGATAAAGGTCGGAAAACCGGGTGCGTTGAGCAGAGCGAAAAATGTTTCAGTCGAAGTAAGAGCAAAGAGAAGGGATAACTTAGCTAAAGTGTATATATCAATTGGGTCTAACATTAACCCTGAAGATAACGTTAGAAGAGCAATAGAGTTACTAGACAAAATGATTAAAATTAAGAAAATTTCCACAGTGTATCTTACTAAGCCTATCCCCCCAGATCAACCTGACTACTTTAACTGCGTCGTTGAGAGCAGAATTAACATATCGCCGAAAGATTTGAAATACAACATATTGAGGAGAATTGAGAGTGAACTAGGGAGAGAAAGGACAAAGAATAAATTCTTACCTAGGACTATTGATCTCGATTTAGTACTGTATGGAAACCAAGTGATAAACGAGGAAGGGGTAACTGTTCCAGACCCGGAGATAGAGAAGAGAGAGTTTTTAGCAATTCCGCTAATGGAGTTGAATGAGGACCTGGTGATCCCCGGCATAAACAAGTCAATAAAGGAGATAGTTAAGAAATTTGAGGGAGTGGACATGAAGCCATTAACTGATTTTACATCAGAGTTACGGAGCCTAATAAGTGGAAGCAGGAAAAAAGATCCTGAACAATAG
- a CDS encoding SDR family NAD(P)-dependent oxidoreductase — MYLKGRTALITGSAKRIGRGIALGLAKEGVNIVLHYNTSEESALRLKDEIEEIGVKCWLVKGELSKDYAKILDNAFKLTEGNLDFLINNASIFPASKVTMENLNSIVTVNSWVPLLLSLDFSRKLSKGKIVNILDSIISGYNFERYPYFLSKKLLEIITVSLALKLSPSFQVNGVAPGLILPPEGKDNSYLENLKSFVPMKRYGNVEEVVNAVIFLLKSDFITGQIIYVDGGEHLTPRVVL, encoded by the coding sequence GTGTATCTTAAAGGAAGAACTGCATTAATTACAGGTAGTGCAAAAAGAATAGGAAGAGGCATAGCCCTGGGTTTAGCTAAGGAAGGAGTCAACATTGTTTTACATTATAATACATCTGAAGAAAGCGCTTTGAGGTTAAAGGATGAGATCGAGGAGATTGGTGTAAAATGTTGGTTAGTAAAGGGAGAGTTGTCTAAGGATTACGCAAAAATTCTAGATAACGCATTTAAACTTACTGAGGGTAACTTAGATTTCCTCATAAATAATGCCTCAATATTTCCAGCCTCTAAGGTTACTATGGAAAACCTTAACAGTATTGTAACAGTAAACTCGTGGGTACCTCTACTATTATCTCTCGACTTCTCTAGGAAACTGAGTAAGGGCAAAATTGTCAACATATTAGACTCAATCATTTCAGGCTATAATTTCGAGAGATATCCTTACTTCCTGAGCAAGAAATTACTGGAGATCATAACAGTTTCTCTAGCTCTAAAATTGTCTCCTTCCTTTCAGGTTAATGGAGTTGCCCCTGGACTGATACTACCACCTGAAGGTAAGGATAACTCATATCTAGAGAATCTGAAGAGCTTTGTCCCCATGAAGAGGTATGGTAACGTGGAGGAAGTTGTAAATGCCGTAATCTTCCTTCTAAAGAGCGATTTCATTACAGGACAGATAATCTATGTTGATGGCGGAGAACACCTAACTCCAAGGGTGGTCTTATGA
- a CDS encoding 4-hydroxyphenylacetate 3-hydroxylase N-terminal domain-containing protein, which produces MRTKGDFLKSLRDGRKVFYRGKPVEDITAHPILSIAAIHASKLFEYSDRMYEDPSLGKVSKFFKKPTSTQDLLERHKLIYDTTMYCNGIFNISQAIGSDAIFALTITARQLDRKYGTDYTKRIQKYHEYVTKNDLTIATAQTDVKGDRSKRPSEQADPDMYVRIVDVKSDGIVVRGAKAHTTQSAVSDEIIVIPTRAMKDSDKDYAVAFAVPANAPGLKLYVRPIDEIEGNTSAVLSKKDYELETITVFDNVFVPWDRVFLFKEYDYAGNIAMLFATYHRFTALSYRSALINLFLGSARVMAKANGIENEKHVRDDVVDLILYKEILRSTAITSAISPVMLEGVAVPNPLYVNVGKLYSNMHFHDVIKDLVDVAGGIIATLPSQEDFDSEEGKTIIKYLRGAVDGEERVKILKLVKELAASPVAGYLLTAMVHAEGSIEASKIELFRSYDYREAESLIKKIIG; this is translated from the coding sequence ATGAGAACAAAAGGAGATTTTCTAAAATCTCTACGAGATGGAAGGAAAGTTTTCTATAGGGGAAAACCTGTAGAAGATATAACCGCTCATCCTATACTGAGCATAGCTGCAATTCATGCTTCAAAACTTTTCGAATATTCCGATAGAATGTATGAAGATCCCTCATTAGGTAAGGTAAGTAAATTCTTCAAGAAACCTACATCAACTCAGGACTTACTAGAGAGACATAAATTAATTTACGATACGACAATGTACTGTAACGGAATATTCAACATATCGCAAGCAATAGGGAGTGACGCAATTTTCGCTCTTACCATCACCGCGAGACAATTGGACAGAAAATATGGTACAGACTACACCAAAAGGATACAGAAATACCACGAATATGTTACTAAGAATGATTTGACAATAGCTACAGCTCAGACTGATGTGAAGGGAGACAGAAGCAAAAGACCTTCAGAACAAGCAGATCCAGATATGTACGTGAGAATAGTAGATGTCAAGAGTGATGGTATTGTGGTAAGGGGAGCTAAGGCACATACAACTCAATCTGCTGTGTCAGACGAGATAATCGTGATACCAACTAGGGCTATGAAGGATAGCGATAAGGACTATGCCGTAGCCTTTGCGGTCCCTGCAAATGCACCTGGGTTGAAACTTTATGTGAGACCAATTGACGAAATTGAGGGAAACACTTCAGCAGTCTTAAGTAAGAAGGACTATGAACTTGAGACCATAACGGTTTTCGATAACGTGTTTGTCCCGTGGGATAGAGTCTTCCTCTTTAAGGAATATGATTACGCGGGAAATATCGCCATGTTATTTGCAACATATCACAGATTTACTGCATTATCCTACAGGTCAGCACTAATTAACTTATTCCTAGGCTCAGCTAGGGTTATGGCTAAGGCTAATGGAATAGAGAACGAAAAACATGTGAGAGATGATGTAGTGGATTTGATACTCTACAAGGAAATACTTAGAAGTACTGCTATAACTTCTGCCATAAGCCCTGTAATGCTAGAGGGTGTAGCAGTTCCAAACCCACTGTATGTCAATGTAGGAAAACTATACTCTAATATGCACTTCCATGACGTAATTAAGGATTTAGTTGACGTTGCAGGAGGTATTATTGCAACACTTCCATCACAAGAAGACTTCGATAGTGAAGAGGGTAAGACGATTATCAAGTACTTGAGAGGAGCTGTAGATGGAGAAGAGAGAGTAAAGATATTGAAGTTGGTTAAAGAGCTTGCAGCCAGTCCTGTAGCGGGTTATCTATTAACTGCAATGGTTCATGCGGAGGGATCAATAGAGGCTAGTAAGATAGAGTTGTTCAGAAGTTATGATTATAGGGAAGCAGAAAGTTTAATCAAAAAAATTATTGGTTAA
- a CDS encoding SDR family oxidoreductase translates to MYSLKDKVVVVTGSGRGIGRAIALRLAQEGSKIVVNAKKRAEEVNETVEMVKKIGGDAVGVLADVGTKEGCETLLKSTLDKFGVVDILVNNAGLGLFSLFMNADDKLIEKHISVDFKSVVYCSQAFAREMREGGEIVNIASIAGVLPAYGLSMYGAMKGAVISLTKYMALELAPKIRVNAIAPGWVKTKLGESMYKLLNMSEKEFVEKTTLMGKMLEPEDIAEFVTAILKIEGLTGQVFVVDAGESIKRGIA, encoded by the coding sequence ATGTACTCTCTTAAAGACAAAGTAGTCGTTGTGACTGGTTCTGGTAGAGGTATAGGTAGAGCTATAGCGTTAAGGTTAGCCCAAGAGGGTAGCAAAATAGTAGTAAATGCCAAGAAGAGGGCAGAAGAAGTTAATGAGACCGTGGAAATGGTTAAGAAAATCGGTGGAGATGCTGTAGGAGTTTTAGCTGATGTGGGAACCAAGGAAGGTTGCGAAACACTTCTAAAATCCACCCTTGACAAATTTGGAGTTGTGGACATATTAGTAAACAATGCTGGATTAGGACTTTTCTCGCTATTCATGAACGCAGATGATAAACTAATTGAAAAACACATTTCTGTAGACTTCAAGTCTGTAGTATATTGTTCTCAAGCATTTGCAAGGGAGATGAGAGAAGGAGGAGAAATAGTAAATATAGCCTCAATAGCAGGAGTTTTACCAGCTTATGGTCTCTCGATGTATGGTGCAATGAAAGGAGCAGTGATAAGTCTGACCAAATACATGGCACTTGAATTAGCTCCTAAAATAAGGGTCAATGCTATAGCTCCGGGATGGGTTAAGACAAAGTTGGGAGAGAGTATGTATAAATTACTGAACATGAGTGAGAAGGAATTCGTGGAGAAAACAACCTTAATGGGTAAAATGCTGGAACCAGAGGATATTGCGGAGTTTGTCACAGCTATACTTAAGATAGAAGGATTAACAGGTCAGGTATTTGTCGTAGATGCAGGGGAAAGTATAAAAAGAGGAATTGCTTAA
- a CDS encoding alpha/beta hydrolase has protein sequence MPLDPEVRNFLQVYYKANIIDFTKYQFQEIRQKVNELLAKAVPKDPVGETRDMKIKLEDYELPIRIYSPIKRTNNGLVMHFHGGAWILGSIETEDAISRILSNSCECTVISVDYRLAPEYKFPTAVYDCFNAIVWARDNAGELGIDKDKIATFGISAGGNLVAATSLLARDNKLKLTAQVPVVPFVYLDLASKSMNRYRKGYFLDINLPVDYGVKMYIRDEKDLYNPLFSPLIAEDLSNLPQAIVVTAEYDPLRDQGEAYAYRLMESGVPTLSFRVNGNVHAFLGSPRTSRQVTVMIGALLKDIFK, from the coding sequence ATGCCGTTGGATCCTGAAGTGAGGAATTTCCTTCAAGTTTATTATAAGGCTAACATAATAGATTTCACCAAATATCAGTTCCAGGAAATTAGACAAAAAGTAAATGAATTGTTGGCAAAGGCGGTGCCAAAGGATCCTGTGGGAGAAACTAGAGATATGAAAATAAAGTTAGAGGATTATGAGCTGCCCATCAGAATATATTCACCCATTAAAAGGACCAACAACGGACTGGTAATGCACTTTCATGGAGGAGCGTGGATATTAGGGAGTATAGAGACTGAAGATGCTATCTCAAGAATTCTCTCAAACTCCTGCGAGTGCACAGTCATATCGGTTGACTACAGACTTGCGCCTGAATATAAATTTCCAACCGCAGTCTATGATTGTTTCAATGCTATAGTGTGGGCAAGGGATAATGCGGGAGAACTTGGTATTGATAAGGATAAGATTGCCACATTTGGAATAAGTGCTGGAGGTAATTTGGTTGCTGCTACTTCACTGTTGGCTAGAGACAATAAATTGAAATTGACTGCACAAGTACCTGTAGTTCCTTTTGTATACCTCGATCTTGCGTCAAAATCAATGAACAGATACAGGAAAGGGTACTTTCTTGACATCAATTTGCCAGTAGATTACGGCGTTAAAATGTATATAAGAGATGAGAAAGATTTATACAATCCATTATTTTCACCCTTAATTGCAGAGGACTTATCTAACTTACCTCAGGCTATAGTCGTTACTGCAGAGTACGATCCTTTGAGGGATCAAGGAGAAGCTTATGCCTATAGGCTCATGGAATCTGGTGTCCCAACATTAAGTTTTAGAGTAAATGGCAATGTTCATGCATTTTTGGGTTCACCAAGGACTTCACGTCAAGTGACAGTGATGATTGGGGCACTACTTAAGGACATTTTTAAGTAA